The DNA segment TTCCAACCCTTCTTTTGCACCAAAAGATAAAACACCGACCAATAACAACAGTATAAATATTAATTTTTTCATACATTCCCCCTTTTTGTCACAAATTACACAGATTGTCACCAAATGAATTTAAAATATCTGACACATATTTCGTAGCTATTCAAATTTTTTTGAACACAGAGATTCACCGAGCTTTTAAATAGAGTTTCACAGAGAAAATCTGCGATAATTTGCATAATCCACTAAAAAAATCTTCTGACCTTAATTATTAATTGTACATTATACATTTTTAATTATTTTTTCGTGTCATTGGCGGTAAAAAAAATCTTAAACTTCTTTTAATTCCTCTAACTCCTCATTGATCTCTTCCCACTCATCCATCTTTATCATGATTTTTTCATCCATCTGATCCAATTCTATCTGGAGATCCATCAACTTATCTATCTCATTTTTTATTCCGGCTTCATTATGTAATTCCTCTATTCCAGCCTTCTTTTCCTCTAATTTTTCAATTTCTTTTTCGACCACTACAAATTTTCTTTCTAAATTAGATGTTCTGTTTTTCCTTCTTTTTTGCTCCTCATAATCTGTATTGACTTCTTTTTCCCTTTTAGGCTCAGTGGATTTTTTCATATATTCTTCATAGTTCCCGTCAAATACATTGCTCCCTGTAGGAGTTATCTCGTATATCTTATTTACCACACTTTCCAAGAAATGTCTGTCATGGGATACAACTATCAGAGTACCATCGTAGTCTTCCAATGATTCTTCCAATACTTCCCTTGCATAGATATCCAAATGGTTTGTAGGTTCGTCCATTATCAGAAAGTTAGGCTTGTCCAAGATCAATTTCATCAGCGCTATTCTGGATTTTTCCCCTCCACTGAGGTCGTCTATACTCTTAAATATCTCATCTTCGGAGAATAAAAAACCACCTGCAAGGGTTCTTGCCTCCTCCTCCGACAACGGATAGTTATACATAAGCTCTTCCAAAATATTTTGCTTTCCCTCTAAACCTGTGTGATTTTGGTCATAGTACCCGATATCTAATTTCTCTCCTAATTCCACTTTTCCAGAACTTTGTTTTTCCAGATCATTTATTATCCTCAGTATAGTAGATTTCCCTACCCCATTTGGCCCCATTATACCGATCTTGTCTCCACGATATATATCCAGGTTTATATTTCTAAAGATCTCTTTTTCCCCAAAAGCCTTGGACAAATTAGTAATTTTTACCACCTTATCGGTAGTGACCCTGTCTATTTCAAACTTTAATTTCATCTTTCTCATCTTTACAATAGGATCTCCCATCTTCTCCATACGATTTAGGAGCTTTCTCCTGCCCAGTGCCTGTTTAGTTTTTATTCCACCCATATATTTGGTAATATAATCTTCCATTTTTTTTATCTTATCCTGTTCTTTTTCAAATCTTTTTACAGCTCCCGTCAGGTAGGCTTCTTTTTGAATTGTATATTCGGTAAAGTTTCCCTTATATAAATTTATAGTTTTATTCTCAATTTCAAATACCCTGTTGATTACATTATCCAAAAAATATCTGTCATGAGATATCAGGATAAAAGCTTTATTGTAAGAATTTAAGTATCTCTCCAGCCATTCAATTGCATTTAAATCCAAATGGTTTGTAGGCTCGTCTAATATCAATAATTCCGGTTCATCTAATAATATTTTTCCCAAAGCTACCCTGGACTGCTGCCCCCCGCTGAGATCATCGACTTTTTGCTTCCATAGATGCTCGGGAAAATTCAGACCATTTAAAATCTGTTTCACCTTATATTCCACTACATACCCGTCTTCCTGCTCATATCTGGTATTTAGTTTTGCCAGTTCCTCCATAATGCTGTCAAAATTTTCCATATCCACAGCTAATCTCTCATTTAATATTTGAATTTTTTTATAATCCTCTTTCAGATGGGAATACACACTCATCAATTCATCAAATACCGTATTTTCTAAATTCAAATCAAAGTTTTGAGACAGATAACCAATTCTTAAATTTCCTTTTTTCCCTATCTTTCCCCTCTGTTTTGTTTCAAAACTTTCATCATGGGTCTCCATCCCCATGAGGATCTTTATTAAAGTGGTTTTCCCTGCTCCATTAGCTCCTACCAATCCTATTTTATCCTTTTCATCTATCGCAAAGTTTATCTGTTTTAATAAAGTTTCCCCTGTAAATTGTTTCCATAAATCCGTAACACTAAGTATCATAATTATCCTTCACCTTACCTTCTTTGAGTATTTATATTTTTCTTCCATTATATCATATAAAATTTAGGTTTCTATTATTTTTACACCTATGTTATAATTTCTTTATAAACTAAATAAAGAATGGGAGAAAATTATGAATATAAGAGATTTTATTAATAGAGAGATTACATATGAAGAAGCTATGAAACTTACTAATATCAGCGGGAGCAAGATGATGGAACTATTTTCTGTAGCCAATGAAATAAGGGAAAAATATTGCGGAAATAAGATCCACACCTGCACTATCTCCAATGCAAAATCAGGAAGATGTGAAGAAGACTGTAAATTTTGTGCTCAGTCAGCCCACTATAATACCAACATCACCAGTTATGAACTAAAAGATAAAGAGACCCTTTTAGATGAATATAGCAGAGCCGAAGAATTGGGCAGTTCCAAATTTGGATTAGTCACCTCTGGCAGAAGTATCAATAAGGGAACCAATGAATATAATGATATAAAAGATTTTTTAAAAACAGCCAAAGCTTCTGATAAGGATGTAGAGCTGTGCTGTTCAATCGGGTTGTTATCCAAAGAAGAATTGATGGAATTAAAAGAAGCCGGGATCACCAGATTCCACAGTAATTTACAGACATCTATTAATTCATATAATAAAATAGTAGCTACAACCCACGGGATAGAAAACCGATTAAAAACTATAAAATCTGCTAAAGAAATAGGGTTAGATGTATGCAGCGGCGGAATAATCGGGATGGGAGAATCTTGGGAAGACAGAATCGATATGGCATATACCCTGAAAGAATTAGGAGTAGACGGAATTCCTGTCAATATCCTTAACCCTATTGCCGGTACTCCTCATGGAGACCGTGAACACCTGGCTATGGATGAAATCTTAAAAACTATCGCTATCTACAGAATAATTTTTAGAGATAAAGTAATAAAAATAGGTGCAGGAAGGGAAGGTATTTTAAAGGACTTTATGGGAATGGCATTTATGTCCGGTGCTAACGGAATGTTGGTAGGAGGATATCTTACTGTAAGAGGCAGAAGTGCCCAGGAAGATTTTAAGTTAATTGAAAATATCAAGAAGATGTGGAAATAAATTAAAAGGCTGGAAATCGTATTTACGATTTCCAGCCTTTTTTTATTTCATTCTTGTTTCACTCTGGTTTCTCCCTATTAGGTCCACTTAGGTCCGTATTTTAGGTCCACATTTAAAATTAAATTTTCTTTCACTTATTTTTTATGTTCGTGGAACCAAAGGGAGAAAAAATATAGTCTGTTGTACCAAAAATACGTGCAACTGAACTAAAACAAACCAAAATGTAAACATTTTTTACGTTTTTATTCACTTTTCTTTACATTTTTACAAAATTATAGTAAAATTACAACAGGGTATTAAACTTTTTTAATATCTATTAGCGTTTTATTATTTTTTTAGGAGGAAATGATATGAGA comes from the Psychrilyobacter piezotolerans genome and includes:
- a CDS encoding ABC-F family ATP-binding cassette domain-containing protein, translating into MMILSVTDLWKQFTGETLLKQINFAIDEKDKIGLVGANGAGKTTLIKILMGMETHDESFETKQRGKIGKKGNLRIGYLSQNFDLNLENTVFDELMSVYSHLKEDYKKIQILNERLAVDMENFDSIMEELAKLNTRYEQEDGYVVEYKVKQILNGLNFPEHLWKQKVDDLSGGQQSRVALGKILLDEPELLILDEPTNHLDLNAIEWLERYLNSYNKAFILISHDRYFLDNVINRVFEIENKTINLYKGNFTEYTIQKEAYLTGAVKRFEKEQDKIKKMEDYITKYMGGIKTKQALGRRKLLNRMEKMGDPIVKMRKMKLKFEIDRVTTDKVVKITNLSKAFGEKEIFRNINLDIYRGDKIGIMGPNGVGKSTILRIINDLEKQSSGKVELGEKLDIGYYDQNHTGLEGKQNILEELMYNYPLSEEEARTLAGGFLFSEDEIFKSIDDLSGGEKSRIALMKLILDKPNFLIMDEPTNHLDIYAREVLEESLEDYDGTLIVVSHDRHFLESVVNKIYEITPTGSNVFDGNYEEYMKKSTEPKREKEVNTDYEEQKRRKNRTSNLERKFVVVEKEIEKLEEKKAGIEELHNEAGIKNEIDKLMDLQIELDQMDEKIMIKMDEWEEINEELEELKEV
- the bioB gene encoding biotin synthase BioB → MNIRDFINREITYEEAMKLTNISGSKMMELFSVANEIREKYCGNKIHTCTISNAKSGRCEEDCKFCAQSAHYNTNITSYELKDKETLLDEYSRAEELGSSKFGLVTSGRSINKGTNEYNDIKDFLKTAKASDKDVELCCSIGLLSKEELMELKEAGITRFHSNLQTSINSYNKIVATTHGIENRLKTIKSAKEIGLDVCSGGIIGMGESWEDRIDMAYTLKELGVDGIPVNILNPIAGTPHGDREHLAMDEILKTIAIYRIIFRDKVIKIGAGREGILKDFMGMAFMSGANGMLVGGYLTVRGRSAQEDFKLIENIKKMWK